In Fundulus heteroclitus isolate FHET01 chromosome 8, MU-UCD_Fhet_4.1, whole genome shotgun sequence, a genomic segment contains:
- the map1b gene encoding microtubule-associated protein 1B: MATLVEPAEMETLGAQSNTAGASPTSSSPSLHFNDSKFYLLVVIGEIISEDHLKCAIADIEKGIRSWDTNLIDCNLDQELKLFVSRHSARFSADVKGQRILHHKSNILETVVLINPSDEAVSTEARLMISDTARHKLLVLSGQCSEKTGELILQSGSFSFCNFIDIFTDQEIGELLSTIPPANKANLTLACPKQGDWKNSNLDKHNLQDFINMKLNSALILPEMEGLSEFTEYLSESVEIPSPFDMLEPPTSGGFLKLSKPCCYIFPGGQGDSALFAVNGFNMLINGGSDRKSCFWKLVRHLDRVDSILLTHIGEDNLPGINSMLQRKIAELEEEQSQGSTANSDWVKNMISPDIGVVFVNFPENLENPEPDYKVRRNVEEAAFTQVFLNKLNLRIEPLQKPVGNTIEPLTLFQKMGVGRLEMYVLNPSKNSKEMQHFMKQWTGSENDTTSILLPNGKESEFPLSYLTSISSLIVWHPANPSDKIVRVLFPGNATQDHIFEGLEKLKHLEFLKQPVFTQKTMPSSTPSTPTLKQAKMKHRTDSKESLKSTPRPSPSKAVRKISKEETPEKAKTDTESTPEKIQKPEKKEKVPLKKEKAKAQEPKANADLTEQTETPEKKSEAKSKTDKIKKEAKTLAEKKKEVKKEIAKKDETKKEEKVKKDETKKVFKKDIRRDSPMKEKKEEKKEQKKDVKRLSKDVKKTSTAAEEKNLKPKPLKKDDASKKDMGAPSKLKDKGKSKVAKKETKVENKLPVSAATVVEDPETERSLMSSPEDLTKDFEELRAEELVEDDATAQQAGEKESLEAQHEQMNQTKESPEGLESVDEGITTTEAEGDSGGSPEEQVLKSKLNGSTGEKFEDEGTVMEETSEGGDYEEKGETEEVYEPQEAELGKSNLTVCADEHHATQDKVEQKGEAEDNDDVTNKNAVEEHLSLDTREQQKLFGLTSPKVSSPVSPAASIHDELPPIGFESFTASDEENRDEPPEEYTVTSGFTQSTIEISSLPTPMDEMLTPRDILSDETNNDETGSPSQDADRFGKSASGEFDKKNLSPLEDVPATGLSQSYVTEGQDYNHSASTISPPSPLKEDQFCKEFPSDGKAEEFTAAQKSNEMHDSDKLSTVPTTFPVVCSPSLEFKDIVDSSSTMATPIELSSTLASCTQAAADSYKSPDGKSSEGASSPQSSGHTPYYQSPVDEKVEAIPPLSEDSSQGPVIVEVTSDKEDSYSGVTPEPNDTLVERSPVERSDSSPKSPLIPEPESPDNTSPIEGDATKPDENGHSVLSSAPMTKHEPDASPFTTFKEESKMSISEGTTSDKSETPLEEAVAEDTFSHLASASTASLATSSLPEPTTGSPSLHAEVGSPHSTEVDDSLSVSVVQTPTTLHEAEGSPTKDDSPRPMSISPEISPKAKSKAQTQDTKSPEHSTMSIEFGQESPDHSLALDFSKQSPEHQSVGSSSHATENGPTEVDYSPSDGSEVKASREPKYAEKPLLFEESESVRAASATPSDASQSSVTTPCQITESPHVAVEPTDKSPATPKASSLTLSPHSNEPSPVLGGPPANDNISPILENTAKLDSEQKLDKSPSPPKAPSPTTSFNLSKGDTDSPKIETNPFKCEDFILERKNPTSPKVPSPIELPISSDHYSFNSPCGSREPDSMKKSPCAPSKTDVDLCLVKSCEYRHPKTELSPSFINPHPLEYFINEENALDEEKPLAKSGGGPPPPGGKLSAKQCEDTPPTSISESAPSQTDSDVPPGTEECPSITADANIDSEDDSETLPSDRTLTYRHVDPPPLVLRDPAPTSGNHDVCMVDPEALKAEENLHNANTVGGDKLKKKKPSKKSLSPARKSGLSKVKDSKTASPKKGVGEGKDVKNATNTSASKGVKSSTLGTGSGKVPALSNCPPMYMDLVYIPNHCSAKNVDAEFFKRVRSSYYVVSGNNQTAQEPSRAVLDALLEGKAQWGNSMQVTLIPTHDTDVMREWYQETHDKQQEQNIMVLASSSTVVMQDESFPACKIEL; the protein is encoded by the exons GGATCCGTTCATGGGACACCAACCTTATTGACTGCAACCTGGACCAGGAGCTCAAGCTGTTCGTCTCCAGACACTCGGCTCGTTTCTCTGCAGATGTCAAAG GGCAACGAATTCTTCACCATAAAAGTAACATCCTGGAGACAGTGGTGCTCATCAACCCTTCGGATGAAGCCGTCAGCACTGAG GCTCGTTTAATGATCTCTGACACAGCCAGACACAAGCTCCTGGTCCTCTCAGGGCAGTGCTCTGAAAAGACGGGGGAGCTGATTCTTCAGTCTGGGTCTTTCTCTTTCTGCAATTTCATAGACATCTTCACTGATCAAGAG ATTGGTGAATTACTCAGCACTATTCCCCCAGCAAACAAAGCCAACCTCACGCTTGCCTGTCCTAAACAAGGAGACTGGAAAAACTCCAACTTGGACAAACACAACCTACAAGACTTCATTAACATGAAACTTAACTCTGCTCTCATCCTGCCTGAAATGGAGGGTCTCTCAGAGTTTACCGAGTATTTATCCGAATCAGTAGAGATACCGTCTCCTTTTGACATGCTAGAACCTCCAACCTCTGGTGGATTTCTCAAACTTTCCAAGCCGTGCTGCTACATATTTCCTGGTGGTCAAGGAGATTCGGCTCTCTTTGCCGTAAATGGCTTCAACATGCTCATTAACGGTGGTTCTGACAGGAAGTCGTGTTTCTGGAAGCTGGTGAGGCATCTAGATCGGGTGGACTCCATCCTATTGACTCACATCGGTGAAGACAATTTGCCAGGCATCAACAGCATGCTGCAGAGGAAGATTGCAGAGCTTGAGGAGGAGCAGTCGCAGGGGTCAACAGCTAACAGTGACTGGGTGAAGAACATGATTTCTCCAGATATTGGCGTTGTGTTTGTGAACTTCCCTGAGAACCTGGAAAACCCTGAACCTGATTACAAAGTGCGCAGGAATGTTGAGGAGGCAGCCTTCACCCAGGTGTTCCTCAACAAGCTAAATTTACGGATTGAGCCTTTACAAAAGCCGGTAGGAAACACTATCGAACCACTTACACTTTTTCAGAAAATGGGTGTTGGGAGGCTAGAAATGTATGTGCTCAATCCCTCTAAAAACAGCAAGGAGATGCAGCACTTCATGAAGCAGTGGACAGGAAGTGAAAACGACACGACCTCTATTCTGCTTCCGAATGGAAAGGAGTCGGAGTTCCCTCTTTCCTACTTGACTTCAATCTCTTCCCTCATCGTGTGGCACCCCGCAAATCCCTCAGATAAGATTGTGCGGGTTCTGTTTCCTGGAAATGCCACCCAGGACCACATATTTGAAGGCTTAGAgaaactaaaacatttagagTTCTTGAAACAGCCAGTTTTCACTCAAAAAACAATGCCTTCTAGTACTCCATCAACACCAACGCTGAAGCAGGCAAAGATGAAACACAGAACAGACAGTAAAGAGAGCCTAAAATCTACCCCAAGGCCATCGCCAAGCAAAGCAGTCAGAAAGATTTCAAAGGAGGAAACACCGGAAAAGGCAAAGACGGACACAGAATCAACAcctgaaaaaatacaaaagccagagaaaaaagagaaggtccccctaaaaaaggaaaaggcaaAGGCACAGGAACCAAAAGCAAATGCAGATCTGACAGAGCAAACCGAAACACCAGAGAAAAAGTCGGAAGCCAAATCCAAAACTGATAAGATTAAAAAGGAGGCCAAAACATtggcagaaaagaaaaaggaggttaaaaaagaaattgcaaAGAAAGATGAaactaaaaaggaagaaaaagtaaagaaGGACGAGACaaagaaagtttttaaaaaagacattagAAGAGATtctccaatgaaggagaagaaggaagaaaagaaagagcAAAAGAAAGATGTAAAAAGGCTCTCCAAAGATGTTAAAAAGACTTCTACTGCAGCTGAAGAGAAGAATCTTAAACCAAAGCCACTGAAAAAGGATGACGCTTCGAAGAAAGATATGGGCGCTCCATCCAAGTTAAAGGATAAAGGGAAGTCAAAGGtagcaaaaaaagaaaccaagGTAGAAAACAAACTGCCAGTAAGTGCCGCCACTGTGGTAGAAGACCCAGAGACGGAAAGATCTCTGATGTCCTCACCAGAAGACCTCACTAAAGACTTTGAGGAGCTTAGAGCTGAAGAGTTGGTTGAGGATGATGCAACCGCGCAGCAAGCTGGGGAGAAAGAGTCTTTGGAGGCACAACATGAACAAATGAACCAAACCAAAGAGTCGCCTGAAGGATTAGAGTCTGTAGATGAGGGCATAACAACCACAGAGGCAGAAGGAGACAGTGGAGGGAGTCCAGAAGAACAAGTCCTGAAAAGTAAACTTAATGGCAGCACAGGTGAGAAGTTTGAGGATGAGGGCACTGTAATGGAGGAGACATCAGAGGGAGGGGACTATGAGGAGAAGGGGGAGACAGAAGAGGTTTATGAGCCACAGGAAGCAGAATTAGGTAAAAGTAACCTTACAGTCTGTGCAGATGAACACCATGCTACTCAAGACAAAGTGGAACAAAAAGGGGAAGCTGAAGACAATGATGATGTCACAAACAAAAATGCAGTAGAGGAGCATCTAAGTCTTGATACAAGAGAACAGCAAAAACTCTTTGGATTAACTTCACCCAAAGTGTCGTCCCCAGTTTCCCCTGCTGCATCCATCCATGATGAATTACCTCCTATTGGCTTTGAGAGCTTTACAGCTTCAGATGAGGAAAACCGAGATGAACCACCAGAGGAGTACACAGTCACGTCTGGTTTTACACAGTCCACCATTGAGATCTCCAGTTTGCCCACTCCCATGGACGAGATGTTGACTCCTAGGGACATTTTGAGTGACGAGACCAACAATGATGAAACAGGATCTCCATCACAAGATGCTGACAGGTTTGGGAAATCAGCATCAGGAGAGTTTGATAAAAAGAACCTCTCTCCACTGGAAGATGTGCCGGCCACCGGCCTTTCTCAGAGTTATGTCACAGAAGGCCAAGACTACAACCATTCTGCTTCAACAATATCTCCTCCTTCACCTCTAAAAGAGGATCAGTTCTGTAAGGAGTTTCCATCAGATGGAAAAGCTGAAGAATTTACAGCCGCTCAAAAGTCTAACGAGATGCATGACTCAGACAAACTAAGTACAGTCCCCACAACATTTCCTGTTGTTTGTTCTCCCTCGTTGGAATTTAAGGATATCGTTGATTCCTCGTCAACAATGGCTACACCAATAGAGCTGTCATCCACCCTGGCAAGTTGCACCCAAGCAGCAGCTGATTCTTACAAGAGCCCTGATGGCAAATCTTCGGAAGGAGCTTCCTCCCCTCAGTCTTCTGGTCACACACCTTACTACCAATCCCCGGTTGATGAGAAAGTGGAAGCTATACCCCCTCTTTCAGAGGACAGTTCACAGGGTCCAGTAATTGTGGAGGTCACAAGTGATAAAGAAGACTCCTACAGTGGAGTTACTCCTGAGCCTAACGATACATTAGTAGAACGATCACCGGTGGAGAGGTCAGATTCCTCTCCAAAAAGCCCATTAATACCTGAGCCTGAATCCCCAGACAACACATCACCCATTGAAGGAGATGCTACGAAACCTGACGAAAACGGGCATTCAGTGCTGTCCTCAGCACCAATGACCAAACATGAACCCGATGCCAGCCCTTTCACAACTTTTAAAGAAGAGAGTAAAATGTCTATTTCAGAGGGCACCACATCAGACAAGTCTGAAACTCCCCTGGAAGAAGCAGTTGCAGAAGACACATTTTCACACTTGGCCTCAGCATCCACAGCTTCTCTGGCCACCAGTTCCTTGCCAGAACCGACAACTGGTTCTCCTTCTCTGCACGCTGAGGTGGGCTCACCTCACTCAACGGAGGTTGATGACTCTTTGTCTGTCTCGGTTGTTCAGACCCCAACCACCCTTCATGAGGCTGAGGGATCACCAACTAAAGACGATAGTCCAAGGCCAATGTCTATCTCTCCAGAAATCTCGCCTAAGGCAAAAAGCAAGGCACAGACACAGGACACAAAATCTCCAGAGCATTCCACCATGTCTATAGAGTTTGGCCAGGAGTCACCCGATCATTCCTTAGCCCTGGATTTCAGCAAACAGTCTCCAGAGCACCAGTCAGTAGGCAGCAGTTCTCATGCAACAGAAAATGGCCCAACTGAGGTGGACTACAGCCCCTCAGATGGATCTGAAGTAAAAGCATCTAGAGAGCCAAAATATGCTGAAAAGCCCTTGCTGTTTGAAGAAAGCGAATCAGTCCGTGCTGCTTCTGCAACCCCTTCAGACGCATCTCAGTCCTCTGTTACAACTCCATGTCAAATTACAGAGAGTCCACATGTAGCAGTGGAACCAACAGACAAGTCTCCAGCCACCCCAAAGGCCTCATCTCTCACCCTGTCGCCACATTCCAATGAACCCTCTCCAGTGTTAGGAGGTCCCCCAGCTAATGACAACATCAGTCCGATCTtggaaaacacagcaaaattggATTCAGAGCAGAAGCTTGACAAGTCACCGTCACCTCCCAAAGCTCCTTCCCCAACAACATCTTTTAATCTTTCAAAAGGAGATACTGATTCCCCCAAAATAGAGACTAATCCATTCAAATGTGAGGATTTTATACTTGAAAGAAAAAATCCTACAAGTCCAAAAGTTCCTTCACCAATAGAGCTACCTATCTCCTCTGATCATTATAGTttcaactctccctgtggctccaGGGAACCAGACTCCATGAAAAAGAGCCCGTGTGCTCCATCAAAGACAGATGTTGACCTTTGCCTTGTAAAATCTTGTGAGTACCGTCACCCCAAGACTGAATTGTCCCCATCTTTCATCAACCCTCACCCTCTGGAATATTTCATTAATGAAGAAAATGCCTTGGATGAGGAGAAGCCTCTGGCCAAGTCAGGGGGTGGACCCCCACCTCCAGGAGGTAAGCTATCTGCAAAGCAATGTGAGGATACCCCACCCACATCCATTAGTGAATCCGCCCCCTCACAGACAGACTCAGATGTACCACCAGGGACAGAAGAGTGCCCCTCCATCACAGCAGATGCCAACATTGACTCTGAAGATGACTCAGAAACTTTGCCGAGTGACAGAACTCTCACGTACAGACATGTTGATCCTCCTCCGCTGGTGCTGCGGGATCCTGCTCCAACTTCAGGCAACCATGATGTTTGCATGGTGGACCCAGAAGCACTAAAGGCTGAAGAAAATCTTCACAACGCTAACACAGTTGGAGGAGACAAgctcaaaaagaaaaagccctCAAAAAAGTCCTTATCGCCAGCCAGGAAGAGTGGTCTGTCAAAAGTTAAGGACTCAAAGACTGCTTCTCCAAAAAAGGGTGTTGGAGAAGGGAAAGATGTCAAAAATGCAACCAATACATCTGCATCCAAAGGAGTAAAAAGCTCAACATTAg GTACCGGAAGTGGGAAAGTACCGGCCCTGTCCAACTGTCCTCCGATGTACATGGATTTGGTTTACATCCCCAATCACTGCAGTGCCAAAAACGTGGACGCTGAGTTCTTTAAGCGTGTCCGGTCTTCTTACTATGTGGTCAGCGGCAACAATCAGACAGCTCAGGAACCCAGTAGGGCTGTCCTGGATGCTTTACTTGAAGGAAAAGCCCAGTGGGGAAACAGCATGCAG